The genomic region CTGTTCCTGCTGATTGAGGCAGTTCGCAGAAAGCCGATGGATATTGAAACGGAATCCAAGCTGCAATTTTTAGGCTTCGTTTTTCTGATGGGGCTGATGGCGTTTGTGATTTTCAGTGACATTAAAAAATACATGATTTAAATGAAACGAAACGCCTGATGTAAATTGGGCGTTTTCTGAATTTTGAAAAGGTGAGACTATGGAAAGAAAACTGACAAGAGAAGTTAAAATCGGCAGTCTGAAAATGGGTGGAACGAATCCCATTATCATCCAGTCCATGTGCAACACAGACACAAGAGATGTAGAAGCGACAGTGGCACAGATTTTGGCCTTGGAAAAAGCGGGCTGCGAACTGGTGCGCGTAGCAATTCCGGATATGGCGGCAGCAGACGCAGTCGGCGAAATCAAAAAACGGATTCATATCCCCCTTGTTGCGGATATTCATTTTGACTACAGATTGGCGCTGCGCGTAATGGAGCTGGGCATTGATAAGGTACGCATCAATCCGGGGAATATCGGGGACGAAGCACGCATCAAGCAGGTAGTAGATATGGCGAAGGAAAAACAGATTCCCATTCGCATCGGTGTAAACAGCGGCTCTCTGGAAAAGGAATTGGTGGAAAAATATGACGGCGTAACACCGCAGGGCTTGGTGGAAAGCGCGATGAAGCATGTACATATTCTGGAGAAATTCGGTTTTTATGATATCGTGGTTTCCATTAAGGCATCGGATGTGCCGTTCTCCATCGAAGCGTATCGCCTGCTTTCCGAAGCAATTCCGTATCCCATTCACGTCGGCATTACAGAAGCTGGCACGCCCTATGCAGGCACGATTAAATCTGCTGTCGGCATCGGGACGATTCTTGCCATGGGTATCGGGGACACGATTCGTGTTTCCCTGACAGGCGACCCTATCGAAGAAATCCGCGCGGCGAAAGAAATTCTGAAAAGCCTTGGTCTGCGCCAATTCGGTGTAACCTTCGTTTCCTGCCCGACCTGCGGCAGAACAGAGATAGACTTGATTTCCATTGCGAATGAGGTCGAGGAAAAATGCAGAAGCATACAGAAAAATATTAAGGTTGCCGTTATGGGCTGTGTGGTAAACGGCCCCGGAGAAGCGAAAGAGGCAGACCTCGGCATTGCAGGCGGCAAGGGCGTTGGTCTTGTCTTCAAGAAGGGCGAGATTGTCCGCAAGGTTAGCGAGGACAAGCTCGTTGCCGCACTGATGGAGGAAATTGACCGCATTTAATAATAAATCCAAACGGAAAGGAGGGAGACAACTTGACTGCACAGAAATTTGAACTGGTCTTTCAGAAAATTTCGCTGTCCCTGCCGCTTCTGGAAGCCTTTCAGGGCACAGAGGTACGCAAGCTGACGATACATAAAAAGGAACGTACTGTCAGTATCGAGATTACCGCAAATAAGATGATTCCCTTGCAAAAGCAGGAGGAGCTGAAGGGTGCGCTTTTAGAGAGTCTTCCGGGGATACAGGCGGTTTCACTTGCCGTTTTCTATGAGCTGACAGATAAAACTCCCGAAGCACTGGCAGCAGGCTATTGGGGAAGCATCAAAACCCTTGTGAGCCAAAAAAGCAAGATTTGTGCAGGTGTAATTGCGGACGCAGAGTGGAGAGTTACGGAGCATAAGCTGCAAATTCTGGTAAAGCATAACATGGCATATTATCTGGCGCAGAAGCATCTGGATGATGCCATTGCGAACATGATTCATACCGAAACGGGCGAAACGCTTCTGGTGCAATTTAAGAATCAGAAAGCAACCGAAGCGGACAGAGCAGCTCTTGAGAACAACAGGAAAAAGAAGTTTGAGGAGCTAAGCCGACAGATTATCACCACACAGGCTGAGGCAGTGCAGGAAAAAGCCAATGCAGAGGTGGCAGCGGTATCCTCCTCCGTTTCCAAGGGGATTCTGCTTGGCAAAGAAATCAACGGCGCAAACCAGAAGATTATTGATACGAAAATTCTCGGGGAAAATGTCATTATCGAGGGCAGTATTTATAACATCGAGCCGAGAGAAATTCGTGGTGAAAAATATATTGTTTCCTTTGATATTACGGATTTGAGCGATTCGACTACAGTGAAATTTTTCGT from Anaerotignum faecicola harbors:
- the ispG gene encoding flavodoxin-dependent (E)-4-hydroxy-3-methylbut-2-enyl-diphosphate synthase; protein product: MERKLTREVKIGSLKMGGTNPIIIQSMCNTDTRDVEATVAQILALEKAGCELVRVAIPDMAAADAVGEIKKRIHIPLVADIHFDYRLALRVMELGIDKVRINPGNIGDEARIKQVVDMAKEKQIPIRIGVNSGSLEKELVEKYDGVTPQGLVESAMKHVHILEKFGFYDIVVSIKASDVPFSIEAYRLLSEAIPYPIHVGITEAGTPYAGTIKSAVGIGTILAMGIGDTIRVSLTGDPIEEIRAAKEILKSLGLRQFGVTFVSCPTCGRTEIDLISIANEVEEKCRSIQKNIKVAVMGCVVNGPGEAKEADLGIAGGKGVGLVFKKGEIVRKVSEDKLVAALMEEIDRI